The following proteins are co-located in the Paenibacillus sp. JNUCC32 genome:
- a CDS encoding extracellular solute-binding protein, whose product MTARRKKWFPILAASLLLAGSLAGCSGGEPKPEAAQQPAESKTENVYKEKYDPEVTITTVWGVDPTLQFKNGETIENNVATKWAKEKFGINIKSLWSITDTNGAFATKLRLAMSSGQEMPDIVTLGTENQQLAQDLIDSGMFAEVGTLFDQYASETWKNAMNLDPNVWNQYSRDGKRMGLPVLDFAYNHDYVLWIRQDWLDKLGMSAPKTMDELEQVMDAFKNQNPSGLAPDKVTPLSIGFKTSMSTWMGDPSWIFGAYGTLPQQWNVAEDGSLEYGSVHAGMKQGLVKLNEWMNKGYIPKEAALWDENKTAEPAVAGTAGIIPGPYWMSGWPLIDTVKNAPEAVWKPVQIPAGPGGIAMRHGTQYTNGVTLIHIDMEHPEAFFTYQNYLFDNFAVSKEGGEFANGLFEGYDFELDANGEMVPNDQIQGGYVNVVRYLLVRDGARIPDEQMKALLKLAKGGKPESRLEKDVAVNYGKDTPAAAEVLLSQEEISKKNMFTGPVTATMKSKWDYLLKIENQTLNEIIYGKQPVESFDTFVETWKAGGGEQITKEVNEWYQSVK is encoded by the coding sequence ATGACCGCTAGAAGAAAGAAATGGTTCCCGATCCTGGCCGCGTCCTTGCTCCTGGCCGGATCCTTGGCCGGATGCTCCGGCGGCGAGCCGAAACCGGAAGCGGCGCAGCAGCCGGCCGAATCCAAAACTGAAAACGTCTACAAAGAGAAATACGATCCGGAAGTTACGATTACGACGGTGTGGGGCGTCGATCCGACGCTTCAATTCAAGAATGGGGAAACGATCGAGAACAACGTGGCTACGAAGTGGGCCAAGGAGAAGTTTGGCATCAACATCAAATCGTTGTGGTCCATTACGGATACCAACGGCGCTTTTGCAACCAAGCTGCGGCTGGCCATGTCCTCCGGACAGGAAATGCCGGATATCGTCACGCTCGGCACCGAAAATCAGCAGCTGGCCCAGGATTTGATCGATTCCGGCATGTTTGCCGAGGTCGGCACGCTGTTTGACCAGTATGCATCGGAAACGTGGAAGAACGCGATGAATCTGGATCCCAACGTGTGGAATCAGTACAGCCGGGACGGTAAGCGAATGGGGCTTCCGGTTCTGGATTTTGCCTATAATCACGACTATGTATTATGGATCCGGCAGGATTGGCTGGACAAGCTGGGGATGAGCGCACCGAAAACGATGGATGAGCTTGAGCAGGTGATGGATGCTTTCAAGAATCAGAACCCGTCCGGTCTTGCTCCGGATAAAGTCACGCCGCTGAGCATCGGCTTCAAAACGTCCATGAGCACCTGGATGGGCGATCCGTCATGGATATTCGGCGCTTACGGAACGCTGCCGCAGCAGTGGAACGTGGCTGAGGACGGAAGCCTGGAATACGGCTCGGTCCATGCGGGCATGAAGCAAGGCTTGGTGAAGCTGAACGAGTGGATGAATAAAGGATACATTCCGAAGGAAGCCGCATTGTGGGATGAGAACAAAACGGCGGAGCCGGCTGTAGCCGGAACGGCCGGCATCATTCCGGGGCCTTACTGGATGAGCGGCTGGCCGCTGATCGATACCGTGAAGAATGCGCCGGAAGCCGTCTGGAAGCCTGTCCAGATTCCGGCTGGCCCTGGCGGCATTGCGATGCGCCATGGAACGCAGTATACGAACGGCGTTACCCTGATCCATATAGATATGGAGCATCCTGAGGCCTTCTTCACGTATCAAAACTACTTGTTCGATAACTTTGCCGTATCCAAGGAAGGCGGCGAATTTGCCAACGGGCTGTTCGAGGGCTACGACTTCGAGCTCGATGCCAATGGCGAAATGGTGCCCAACGATCAGATCCAAGGCGGTTACGTGAATGTCGTCCGTTACTTACTGGTCCGCGACGGTGCCCGCATTCCGGACGAGCAGATGAAAGCGCTGCTGAAGCTGGCGAAAGGCGGGAAGCCGGAGAGCCGCCTCGAAAAGGACGTTGCGGTCAACTATGGCAAGGATACCCCTGCCGCTGCGGAAGTGCTGCTCTCCCAAGAGGAGATCTCCAAGAAGAACATGTTTACGGGACCGGTAACCGCCACCATGAAATCGAAGTGGGATTATCTCCTGAAGATCGAGAACCAAACCCTGAACGAGATCATTTACGGCAAACAGCCCGTTGAATCGTTTGATACGTTTGTGGAAACGTGGAAAGCCGGAGGCGGGGAACAGATCACCAAAGAGGTTAACGAATGGTATCAAAGCGTGAAGTAG
- a CDS encoding ECF transporter S component, whose amino-acid sequence MNSSSQKKWFAFTTQEIILMAMLAAVNAVLTVYIGPVNKLLNSLGGPIATSTTTGIYMVYGLLAYYIIRKPGTAVVTFAIGGTIQALTGTVYGIASCFVAAGCYMIVAETIFAIYRYKKWSASALMLVGGAMVPLWFLFAANMFGYTSWPIEVLGIALAVRILSGVLLCGLLTKVLGEALVKTGLLRRFAVSVKG is encoded by the coding sequence TTGAATTCATCATCACAGAAAAAATGGTTTGCTTTTACGACGCAGGAGATTATCCTGATGGCGATGCTTGCTGCCGTTAATGCCGTTCTCACCGTATACATAGGGCCGGTTAACAAGCTGTTGAACAGTCTGGGCGGACCCATCGCCACTTCGACGACGACGGGAATCTACATGGTTTATGGACTCTTGGCTTACTACATCATACGTAAACCGGGAACGGCGGTTGTCACGTTTGCGATCGGCGGCACGATTCAGGCTCTGACCGGTACGGTATACGGCATTGCTTCGTGTTTTGTGGCCGCGGGCTGCTACATGATCGTGGCGGAGACGATTTTCGCGATCTACCGATACAAAAAGTGGAGCGCAAGCGCTCTAATGCTGGTTGGCGGGGCGATGGTACCGCTCTGGTTCCTGTTCGCGGCCAACATGTTCGGGTATACGTCCTGGCCGATCGAAGTGCTTGGCATTGCGCTGGCGGTGCGTATTCTGAGCGGCGTACTCCTCTGCGGCCTGTTAACCAAGGTTTTGGGAGAGGCGTTAGTGAAGACGGGCCTGCTTCGCCGTTTCGCCGTCTCCGTTAAGGGATAG
- a CDS encoding GNAT family N-acetyltransferase — protein sequence MYRCEGIVPEMKGRRIRLRRMEREDAEAMLGCWSDPAVTAFLDMPVMDSAEDAKALIEWLQRLAEQDEAIRWGIEITETGQLIGSCGFNIWQLEGAFKGEFGCELASRYWGKGYMTEAAELVAAFGYASMGLNRIEAFVDSRNERACRWFAKHGYMREGVLRDYRHTSGGYVDAVVFSRLRKDWNTL from the coding sequence ATGTACAGATGCGAAGGGATCGTTCCGGAAATGAAGGGTCGGCGGATCCGGCTGCGAAGGATGGAGAGGGAGGATGCGGAAGCGATGCTGGGCTGCTGGTCCGATCCCGCCGTAACGGCCTTTCTGGATATGCCCGTAATGGATTCAGCCGAGGACGCAAAGGCGCTGATTGAGTGGCTGCAACGGCTTGCCGAGCAGGACGAAGCCATTCGCTGGGGCATCGAGATCACCGAAACAGGCCAATTGATCGGTAGCTGCGGATTTAATATTTGGCAGCTGGAGGGCGCGTTCAAGGGCGAGTTTGGGTGTGAGCTGGCAAGCCGTTATTGGGGGAAGGGCTATATGACCGAGGCGGCCGAGCTGGTTGCGGCTTTCGGGTACGCGTCCATGGGACTAAACCGAATCGAGGCTTTCGTCGATTCAAGAAATGAGCGTGCATGCCGATGGTTCGCGAAGCACGGTTATATGCGCGAAGGAGTGCTTCGCGATTATCGCCATACGTCCGGCGGTTATGTCGATGCCGTCGTTTTTTCGCGATTGAGAAAAGATTGGAACACGCTATAA
- a CDS encoding MDR family MFS transporter, whose amino-acid sequence MGVLRQDKRSYILVGILLSTFMAAIEGTVVGPAGPAIISSFGSVSLMSWIFTAYLLTMAVTTPIFGKISDLYGRKPVFLYGSLIFLVGSLLCGLSQNMTQLIIFRAIQGIGAGAVIPVTFTIVGDIYNLEERGKIQGMISSVWGISSLIGPLLGGYFVDYLSWHWIFVFNVPFGLLSIGLIFRYFKEERNAREVSIDYGGAALFTVGMTALLFALAVGGGESYSWNSPFMLGLMIGSVVLLAAFLVVENRVKEPMLPLHLFKIRDITVSTIANILVSALIIGLTTYLPLWIQGVRGGNATLSGLTLAPMSIGWLIGSIISGRLIVKSGSRKTALIGVVLLIIGAVGLAFMHKDTALGVLLVFTFIYGVGFGYISTLFQIIAQSSVGYEVRGASTALNSFIRTFGQTVGVAVFGLWVNAGIAGRLAAEPDAAGITSDDINKLLSPHGMAELPEGSGSLLSGILEGSLNSLFVVMAVMAVICMLIVAAFRNAPPEPEAGEEQPSGH is encoded by the coding sequence GTGGGTGTATTAAGACAAGACAAACGCAGTTATATCCTGGTCGGTATTCTGTTATCCACCTTTATGGCTGCGATCGAAGGAACGGTTGTCGGTCCGGCGGGTCCGGCCATTATCAGCAGCTTCGGCAGCGTAAGCCTGATGAGCTGGATTTTTACGGCCTATCTGCTGACGATGGCCGTTACGACGCCGATTTTCGGTAAAATAAGCGATTTATATGGACGCAAGCCCGTATTTTTATACGGCTCGCTGATCTTTCTCGTAGGCTCATTGCTGTGCGGGCTGTCGCAGAACATGACGCAGCTGATCATTTTCAGGGCAATCCAAGGGATCGGAGCCGGTGCGGTTATACCGGTGACCTTCACGATTGTCGGAGACATTTACAATCTGGAGGAACGAGGGAAGATTCAAGGGATGATCAGCTCCGTTTGGGGAATTTCATCGCTGATCGGACCGCTGCTTGGCGGGTATTTCGTGGATTACTTGTCCTGGCACTGGATCTTTGTTTTTAATGTTCCGTTCGGGCTGTTATCGATAGGGCTGATTTTCCGTTATTTCAAAGAGGAGCGGAACGCCCGGGAAGTATCGATCGATTACGGGGGGGCGGCCCTGTTTACCGTGGGAATGACCGCGCTGCTGTTTGCGCTCGCGGTCGGCGGCGGGGAGAGCTATTCCTGGAATTCTCCGTTCATGCTCGGTCTGATGATCGGTTCCGTGGTGCTGCTCGCTGCGTTCCTGGTGGTGGAGAACAGGGTGAAGGAGCCGATGCTGCCGCTCCATCTGTTCAAGATCCGGGATATTACGGTATCGACGATAGCCAATATTCTGGTAAGTGCGCTTATCATCGGGTTGACCACGTATTTGCCGCTGTGGATTCAAGGCGTTCGTGGCGGCAACGCCACCTTGTCGGGTCTGACGCTGGCCCCGATGTCGATCGGATGGCTGATCGGCTCGATCATCAGCGGTCGACTGATCGTTAAATCCGGCTCCCGGAAAACGGCGCTGATCGGCGTCGTGCTTCTAATCATCGGAGCGGTGGGATTGGCGTTCATGCATAAGGATACGGCGCTGGGCGTGCTGCTGGTCTTTACGTTCATTTATGGCGTCGGCTTCGGTTATATCTCCACCTTGTTTCAGATCATTGCGCAATCCTCGGTCGGCTATGAGGTTCGCGGAGCTTCCACGGCGCTGAACTCCTTCATCCGGACGTTCGGTCAGACCGTGGGCGTAGCGGTGTTCGGATTATGGGTCAATGCGGGAATCGCGGGCAGGCTTGCCGCTGAGCCGGATGCGGCCGGCATTACGAGCGACGACATTAACAAATTGCTCTCCCCGCATGGAATGGCCGAACTGCCGGAAGGGTCAGGCAGCCTGTTGAGCGGAATACTGGAGGGAAGCCTTAATTCCCTGTTCGTGGTGATGGCCGTGATGGCGGTGATCTGTATGTTGATCGTGGCCGCCTTCCGCAATGCGCCCCCTGAACCGGAGGCGGGAGAGGAACAACCGTCAGGCCATTGA
- a CDS encoding ABC transporter ATP-binding protein, with protein MSGTRVSCRGLGFLYDGEERPVIHDMNLDIAENDWVAILGASGSGKSTLCQLLCGLLPRSGGGARTGEVLLDGMDPAAAPIADVADAVGVLFQDPDAQLVQGIVEDEAAFGPENMRVPPAEIEERVVQSLAAVGLLHRRTDPVRSLSGGQRQRTALAAVLALRPRLFVFDDACASLDAAAQANFLQLCHKLQVEGRTLITASGRFDDVARAAGRVIVLDGGTVVQDGPPEELLHRCGEQLVQLGLLPRPAGEAASAAAGDKPVPATTPQHPAVRHAELPVPAGSAPAAVSHAGKPVPAGSLPAAESRAEGARLSAVSPLLQIDSLTFAYPGGREALRDIDAKIDPGDWVLLTGENGSGKTTLSRLIMGLLPSPAGSIRWQGEDTKGMAVYRRAELIGYVFQQPEYMFTAPNVWEELIYSLHGGMSVKKRPELTAGQQQRARFLLEMAGLTDRLQMSPYLLSQGEKRLLSIISQLMLERPLYILDEPTSGMDYAAIDKVTELCRYVIGEGSAVLMITHDPELMKRHATSFIHLRNGKMSVQPSR; from the coding sequence ATGTCGGGAACAAGGGTGTCATGCCGGGGACTGGGATTCCTCTATGACGGAGAGGAACGTCCGGTTATCCACGATATGAATCTGGACATAGCGGAGAACGATTGGGTCGCGATTCTTGGTGCCAGCGGCAGCGGGAAGTCGACGCTGTGCCAGCTGTTATGCGGCCTTCTTCCGCGGAGCGGCGGAGGCGCAAGAACGGGGGAAGTGCTGCTGGACGGCATGGATCCTGCAGCGGCGCCGATAGCCGACGTAGCGGATGCGGTCGGGGTGCTGTTTCAGGATCCGGATGCCCAGCTCGTTCAGGGGATCGTAGAGGACGAAGCAGCCTTCGGCCCTGAAAATATGCGGGTTCCGCCCGCGGAAATCGAGGAGCGGGTGGTGCAGTCCCTTGCGGCGGTCGGGCTGCTTCACCGGCGGACCGATCCGGTGCGCAGCCTGTCCGGGGGACAGCGGCAGCGCACGGCCTTGGCCGCGGTGCTGGCACTGCGCCCGCGGCTCTTCGTCTTCGACGACGCCTGCGCCAGCCTGGATGCCGCGGCGCAGGCGAATTTCCTGCAGCTGTGCCATAAGCTGCAGGTGGAGGGCCGGACGCTGATCACCGCGTCCGGCCGCTTTGACGATGTCGCGCGCGCCGCGGGGCGCGTCATCGTCTTGGACGGCGGCACCGTCGTGCAGGACGGGCCGCCGGAGGAGCTGCTGCACCGCTGCGGGGAGCAGCTGGTGCAGCTGGGCTTGCTGCCTCGGCCCGCAGGCGAGGCAGCGAGTGCCGCCGCCGGGGACAAGCCTGTCCCGGCAACAACTCCCCAGCATCCGGCAGTGCGCCATGCGGAATTGCCGGTCCCCGCAGGTTCCGCGCCTGCGGCGGTATCCCATGCGGGCAAGCCAGTTCCTGCAGGCTCCTTACCTGCGGCGGAATCCCGTGCAGAAGGCGCCAGGCTGTCTGCCGTCTCCCCGCTGCTCCAGATCGATTCGCTGACGTTTGCGTATCCCGGCGGCCGGGAGGCGCTGCGCGACATCGATGCGAAGATTGATCCCGGCGACTGGGTGCTGCTGACGGGGGAGAACGGATCGGGCAAAACGACGCTCAGCCGCCTGATCATGGGCCTGCTGCCGTCTCCGGCAGGCAGCATACGCTGGCAAGGGGAAGATACGAAGGGAATGGCCGTCTACCGCAGGGCCGAGTTGATCGGCTACGTGTTCCAGCAGCCGGAATATATGTTTACGGCCCCGAATGTTTGGGAGGAGCTGATCTACAGCCTCCATGGCGGGATGTCCGTGAAGAAGCGTCCGGAGCTGACGGCCGGCCAGCAGCAGCGGGCGAGGTTTCTGTTAGAGATGGCGGGACTTACGGATCGTCTTCAAATGTCTCCTTATTTGCTTAGTCAGGGCGAGAAGCGTCTCTTAAGCATCATCAGCCAATTGATGCTGGAAAGACCGCTGTATATCCTGGACGAGCCGACCTCGGGAATGGACTATGCCGCCATCGATAAAGTAACCGAGCTCTGCCGTTATGTCATCGGGGAAGGCTCGGCCGTCCTGATGATCACGCACGATCCCGAACTCATGAAGCGGCATGCCACTTCCTTTATTCATCTGCGGAACGGGAAAATGTCTGTGCAACCTTCGCGGTAA
- a CDS encoding energy-coupling factor transporter transmembrane component T family protein, which produces MLIQYEKGGTLLHRYDPLSKLVILFCTAVIAMLLDQAWQQALFLLLCIGQARFAGRVSCKRLLGGIRLIAIVAVPYFILTSLTVQGDTVWLQWGPIALTVEALNAAGAMSLRMFTLFLTSMAYILTTDPRELVAELTRRLRIPYRFAFGVSAALTFIPLLEEEGAHILAAQQVRGHRPPKGLGSRIGYGLKFVSAVLLNALRRVQQTAGAMESKGFGAYPDRTYRTEVNIPSWAVASAVMYVLATVFVWWIA; this is translated from the coding sequence ATGCTGATTCAATATGAGAAGGGCGGCACGCTTCTTCATCGATATGATCCTTTAAGCAAGCTGGTGATCCTGTTCTGTACAGCGGTAATCGCCATGCTGCTCGACCAAGCCTGGCAGCAGGCGTTGTTTCTCCTGTTATGCATCGGCCAAGCCCGATTCGCCGGCCGGGTGTCTTGCAAGCGTCTGCTGGGAGGGATCCGGCTCATTGCAATCGTTGCAGTACCCTACTTCATTCTGACCAGCTTGACGGTCCAAGGGGACACCGTATGGCTGCAGTGGGGGCCCATCGCCCTGACGGTTGAGGCTCTGAACGCCGCGGGTGCCATGTCGCTCCGGATGTTTACGTTGTTTCTGACCTCGATGGCGTATATCTTGACGACGGATCCAAGAGAACTGGTTGCCGAGCTGACCAGGCGTCTTCGAATCCCTTACCGGTTTGCGTTTGGCGTATCCGCTGCGCTGACCTTCATTCCGCTGTTGGAGGAGGAGGGTGCCCATATTCTGGCTGCCCAGCAGGTAAGGGGCCATCGACCGCCCAAGGGACTCGGAAGCCGCATCGGCTACGGATTGAAGTTTGTTTCGGCTGTCCTGCTTAATGCGCTGCGTCGTGTTCAGCAAACGGCGGGCGCAATGGAATCCAAAGGATTTGGCGCATACCCGGACCGAACCTATCGCACGGAGGTTAACATTCCTTCATGGGCGGTCGCATCGGCAGTTATGTATGTACTGGCAACGGTTTTCGTCTGGTGGATTGCCTGA
- a CDS encoding sensor histidine kinase: MSKFNLFRKIVLFIFLMLIPIVGLYFYSNQTTTNVLSKELSQSNTNQLVFFQNQVNTNIDILASWPNLLLHDPDISSFRDIYLEDKYLNLDAINLVKQIQTKLSIQESSSNWRSHLAIYSPSLGRVVTESDAGFYSPEELAEDVKPGWQVTPYYEGSDRRFLFVWYSVAPYSTQHHTGKSNTVIKVEFDSTNIQDMLDRFKSDGRSDPFYYKPDSGVIYNRTADQELINHMMAELDREPLKDVENRVKEVDGKTYSVSIVLSETTGWYLIDYIPLSDIMKPIHTSNRLFYISIAALLLMSCLAAYLLYSQVQVPIKQLVYVFRRLQAGDYGVRMKVAGRNEFSFLATRFNSMVEQIQELFEHVYMEKIHVREAKLKQLQSQINPHFFYNCFSFITSMAKLRKYEAVVAMSHSLSRYFRYTTRQERELVPLSDEVEFVTHYLEIQQMRMRRLQYHLDLTEEAEGMEIPPLVIQPLVENAVLHGIEPHSGDGEIRVTFRIVNGLACIQVDDNGIGMNGEKLAELEARLNRPMDQEMGCGVWNVHQRMRLRYGEEAGLRFAASPQGGVRAVLYWPLPERLGRINQSQGRGQRVDEYLIG; encoded by the coding sequence ATGTCCAAATTTAATCTGTTCCGAAAAATCGTCCTGTTCATTTTTCTGATGTTGATTCCGATTGTCGGCCTCTATTTCTATTCGAACCAAACCACGACGAACGTGCTCAGCAAGGAGCTCAGCCAATCGAATACGAACCAGCTTGTTTTTTTTCAGAATCAGGTGAATACCAATATCGATATTTTGGCATCATGGCCGAATTTGCTCCTGCATGACCCGGACATCTCAAGCTTTCGGGATATATATTTGGAGGATAAGTATCTGAACCTGGACGCGATTAATCTGGTGAAGCAAATTCAGACGAAGCTGAGCATACAGGAGAGCTCTTCGAACTGGCGGAGCCATCTGGCCATTTATTCCCCATCCCTCGGGCGGGTGGTCACCGAAAGCGATGCCGGGTTTTATTCGCCCGAGGAGCTCGCGGAGGACGTGAAGCCGGGGTGGCAGGTCACTCCTTATTACGAGGGGAGCGACCGGCGTTTCCTGTTTGTCTGGTATTCGGTGGCACCGTATTCCACCCAGCATCATACGGGCAAGTCGAATACCGTGATCAAGGTTGAATTCGACAGCACCAACATCCAGGATATGCTGGACCGCTTTAAGAGCGACGGAAGGAGCGATCCGTTCTACTATAAACCCGATTCGGGCGTTATCTACAATCGTACCGCGGACCAGGAACTGATTAACCATATGATGGCGGAGCTGGATCGGGAGCCGCTCAAAGACGTGGAGAATCGCGTGAAGGAAGTGGACGGCAAAACCTATTCGGTCAGCATCGTGTTATCGGAAACGACCGGATGGTATTTGATAGACTATATTCCGCTATCGGACATTATGAAGCCGATCCATACGTCGAACAGGCTCTTTTATATTTCGATCGCAGCATTGCTCCTGATGAGCTGCCTCGCCGCATATCTGCTGTACTCCCAGGTTCAGGTTCCGATCAAGCAGCTGGTTTATGTGTTCCGAAGGCTCCAAGCCGGGGATTACGGGGTGAGGATGAAGGTAGCGGGCCGTAACGAGTTCAGTTTTCTGGCCACGAGATTCAACTCGATGGTGGAGCAGATTCAGGAGCTGTTCGAGCATGTATACATGGAGAAGATCCATGTCAGGGAAGCGAAGCTGAAGCAGCTGCAGTCCCAGATCAATCCCCATTTCTTCTATAATTGCTTTTCGTTTATTACCAGCATGGCGAAGCTTCGGAAATACGAAGCCGTCGTGGCGATGTCGCACAGCTTGTCCCGGTATTTCCGCTATACCACGCGTCAGGAACGGGAACTGGTTCCCTTGTCGGACGAAGTGGAGTTCGTTACGCATTATCTGGAAATCCAGCAGATGCGGATGAGGCGTCTCCAATATCATCTTGATTTGACGGAGGAAGCTGAAGGCATGGAGATCCCGCCGCTGGTCATTCAGCCCTTGGTGGAGAATGCCGTGCTGCATGGCATTGAGCCTCACTCGGGCGACGGTGAAATCAGGGTAACCTTCCGGATTGTGAACGGTCTGGCCTGCATTCAAGTGGATGATAACGGAATCGGCATGAACGGGGAGAAGCTGGCCGAGCTGGAGGCCCGGCTGAACAGGCCGATGGATCAGGAGATGGGCTGCGGCGTCTGGAATGTTCACCAGCGCATGCGGCTGCGTTATGGCGAAGAAGCCGGCCTGCGGTTTGCGGCATCTCCGCAAGGCGGCGTACGGGCTGTACTCTACTGGCCATTGCCGGAACGCTTGGGAAGAATCAATCAAAGTCAGGGCAGGGGGCAAAGAGTCGATGAATATCTTATTGGTTGA
- a CDS encoding response regulator → MNILLVDDESYVTESLYQTIPWRELDIEEVYQASSALEAIDLLEEQDIDVVVTDVRMPVMTGLELMETITERWTHIRCILLTGYSDFEYAKQAIRLQASDYILKPVDDGEFMRSVSSALASIQEERKELGHYHQLMYSRKSDLGILRNSLMHDLLLGREMPRHSLDHKLHEYEIPLRTDQRTIMLLIQLGQRFTGMDDYSVGLMEYAIGNIAEEVFAELLHVWSCKTPHHGLILLAQPKRVPNAGDMETFADSRELKRYITQFQQDVGSYLKGSISVFVSDSFDFPGELGSVYRSGLSSLYLWGNGDHEAIRFAEDHDDRLHEPVWDVTQAFAKPPSLLHLLETRQWDAARDKIEQVFAEVETAFIGQTALYEIFLSVANAYMYLAHKQGHYIHQLDQAGWDPLYIQQVVQSAAKLRSWSIDMLNKLHDISSEQETTSKSHIIKQVQEMVTADSGHDLSVKTIADRVFLHPVYLSKIYKSETGEGLGDYIIRKRMERALYLLKHTNKKIYEITAELGYQNPQYFSKMFRKHYGMTPNEYRDQGCC, encoded by the coding sequence ATGAATATCTTATTGGTTGATGACGAGAGTTATGTTACGGAAAGCTTATATCAGACGATACCATGGCGTGAGCTGGATATTGAAGAAGTGTATCAGGCTTCTTCCGCCCTGGAGGCGATCGACCTGCTGGAGGAGCAGGACATCGATGTGGTGGTTACGGATGTTCGGATGCCGGTGATGACCGGCCTGGAGCTGATGGAGACCATAACCGAGCGTTGGACGCATATCCGCTGCATTTTACTTACGGGTTATTCGGATTTTGAATATGCCAAGCAGGCGATTCGGCTGCAGGCATCCGATTACATTTTGAAGCCGGTGGACGATGGTGAATTCATGCGGAGCGTGAGCTCCGCCTTGGCGTCGATCCAGGAGGAGCGAAAGGAGCTTGGGCACTACCATCAGCTGATGTACAGCCGCAAATCGGATCTCGGCATTCTGCGAAACAGCCTCATGCATGATCTCTTGCTGGGACGCGAGATGCCGCGTCATTCGCTTGATCACAAGCTTCATGAATATGAAATTCCGCTCCGAACAGACCAGCGGACGATCATGCTGCTGATCCAGCTAGGGCAGAGGTTTACGGGAATGGACGACTATTCGGTGGGACTGATGGAATATGCCATCGGCAACATTGCCGAGGAGGTATTTGCCGAGCTGCTCCATGTGTGGTCCTGTAAAACGCCGCATCATGGTTTGATTCTATTGGCTCAGCCCAAGAGAGTGCCGAACGCTGGAGATATGGAAACATTCGCGGATTCCCGCGAATTGAAACGGTATATAACCCAGTTTCAACAGGATGTGGGCAGCTATTTAAAGGGAAGCATTTCGGTTTTCGTGTCAGACTCCTTTGATTTTCCGGGGGAACTGGGATCCGTTTATCGGTCGGGACTAAGCTCGCTTTACCTCTGGGGAAACGGAGATCATGAAGCTATCCGATTCGCGGAAGACCATGATGACCGGCTGCATGAGCCTGTATGGGACGTTACCCAGGCGTTTGCAAAGCCGCCCAGCCTGCTGCATCTGCTGGAAACAAGGCAGTGGGATGCCGCCCGGGACAAAATAGAACAAGTTTTTGCAGAAGTTGAAACCGCATTCATCGGGCAGACGGCGTTGTATGAAATATTTTTATCGGTTGCGAATGCCTACATGTATCTTGCTCACAAGCAGGGGCATTACATTCATCAGCTGGACCAGGCCGGCTGGGACCCCTTATATATTCAGCAGGTGGTTCAGTCGGCTGCCAAGCTGCGCTCCTGGTCGATTGATATGCTGAATAAACTTCATGATATCTCGTCCGAACAGGAGACAACGAGCAAGAGCCATATCATCAAGCAGGTCCAGGAGATGGTGACTGCCGATTCGGGTCACGACCTGTCCGTCAAGACGATTGCGGACCGGGTATTTCTGCATCCGGTATATTTATCCAAGATTTATAAGAGCGAAACCGGAGAGGGACTCGGCGATTATATCATCCGCAAGCGAATGGAGCGGGCGTTATATCTGCTGAAGCATACGAACAAGAAGATTTATGAAATTACCGCTGAGCTCGGATACCAGAATCCGCAGTATTTCAGCAAGATGTTCCGGAAGCACTACGGAATGACCCCGAACGAATACAGAGACCAAGGATGTTGCTAA